From a region of the Actinomycetota bacterium genome:
- a CDS encoding UDP-N-acetylmuramate--L-alanine ligase codes for MSTASAAQPLAGPVHVVGIGGAGMSGIARILLARGVTVSGSDAKDSRRLSALRALGATVHVGHAAGHVAGAAVVVVSTAIKESNVELLEARRRGVPVLSRAAALAAIMAGQRGVAVAGTHGKTTTTSMLTVALQHCGADPSFAIGSELNESGSNAHLGTGELFVVEADESDGSFLHLDCVAGIVTNVEADHLDHWGTLTAIEAAFESFAARIGGRDGFLVCCADDIGAAKLAAAARVQGIDVRTYGRSPAADFVVHPLPAESGTPRFDVSHRGVRLGTTTLAVPGAHNVLNATAAWATGIGLGYSAGDLRVGLESFSGTRRRFEFRGQADGVRVFDDYAHHPTEIAATLTAARDVAGGGRLVVAFQAHHYYRTALFVKEFGAALGLADEVVVLEVFAPGEAPIPGASGQLMAAAVPLPEANVVFEPSWSAVASRLADRARPGDLVMTLGAGDISMIGPEVLELLRRRASAAAGPRAGR; via the coding sequence ATGAGCACTGCTTCTGCGGCACAGCCGCTTGCCGGCCCGGTCCACGTGGTCGGCATCGGCGGGGCCGGGATGTCCGGTATCGCCCGGATTCTGCTGGCCCGCGGCGTCACGGTGTCCGGCAGCGACGCCAAGGACTCCCGCCGGCTGTCCGCGCTGCGCGCGCTCGGCGCCACTGTGCACGTCGGCCACGCCGCCGGCCACGTCGCCGGCGCGGCGGTCGTGGTCGTGTCCACGGCGATCAAGGAGTCCAACGTCGAACTTCTCGAGGCGCGCCGCCGCGGCGTACCGGTCCTGTCGCGGGCCGCGGCGCTCGCGGCGATCATGGCGGGGCAGCGGGGCGTGGCCGTCGCGGGCACCCACGGCAAGACGACCACCACCTCGATGCTCACCGTCGCGTTGCAGCACTGCGGTGCGGATCCGTCCTTCGCCATCGGCAGCGAACTGAACGAGTCCGGTTCGAACGCGCACCTCGGCACCGGCGAGTTGTTCGTCGTGGAGGCCGACGAGAGCGACGGGTCGTTCCTGCACCTGGACTGTGTGGCCGGCATCGTGACCAACGTGGAGGCCGACCACCTCGATCACTGGGGCACGCTGACCGCGATCGAGGCGGCCTTCGAGTCGTTCGCGGCACGGATCGGTGGCCGGGACGGCTTCCTGGTGTGTTGTGCCGACGACATCGGGGCCGCGAAACTCGCTGCGGCGGCGCGTGTCCAGGGCATCGACGTACGAACGTACGGCCGGTCGCCGGCGGCGGATTTCGTGGTGCACCCGCTGCCGGCCGAGTCCGGTACGCCGCGGTTCGACGTCAGCCATCGGGGGGTGCGACTGGGCACGACGACCCTGGCCGTTCCTGGTGCCCACAACGTCCTGAACGCCACAGCGGCCTGGGCCACCGGAATCGGACTCGGGTACTCCGCGGGAGACCTGCGGGTCGGGCTGGAGTCGTTCAGCGGTACCCGGCGGCGTTTCGAGTTCCGGGGGCAGGCCGACGGCGTCCGGGTCTTCGACGACTATGCCCACCACCCCACCGAGATCGCCGCCACGCTCACTGCCGCACGCGATGTCGCGGGCGGTGGCCGGCTGGTGGTGGCGTTCCAAGCGCACCACTACTACCGGACGGCGCTGTTCGTGAAGGAGTTCGGGGCGGCCCTCGGGCTGGCCGACGAGGTCGTGGTCCTCGAGGTGTTCGCGCCCGGCGAGGCGCCGATTCCGGGGGCCAGTGGGCAACTGATGGCTGCCGCCGTGCCGCTGCCGGAGGCCAACGTCGTGTTCGAGCCGAGTTGGTCCGCGGTCGCCTCCCGATTGGCCGACCGGGCGCGCCCCGGCGACCTCGTGATGACCTTGGGCGCCGGCGACATCTCCATGATCGGGCCCGAGGTGCTGGAGTTGCTGCGTCGGCGCGCGTCGGCGGCGGCCGGTCCGCGGGCCGGCCGATGA
- a CDS encoding FtsQ-type POTRA domain-containing protein: protein MNAPAGPARAVAVGTAPHRQDTAAGGSPSGSVSGPSRRGRRVLSRLRLRLRLGGSGGGRRRRRTAVVAGVVLAALLLIGGWLVGFSGVLALRTVTVQGASEATMTAVRDAVADEVGRPLLRVDTAAVQSRIAAIPLVATATVTRSWPDSVIVVVTERIAVAVVGDATGGFRVVDATGVTLRTTASRPSDLLFVKDVTEPAALAAAVAVAATLPADLAGQVIAISATSPDAVSLKLSGGAVVRWGSAERPELKAAVLAALLPRHATTYDVSAPELPTTSGG from the coding sequence ATGAACGCCCCCGCCGGCCCCGCTCGGGCCGTGGCTGTCGGTACGGCGCCGCACCGTCAGGACACGGCAGCCGGCGGTTCGCCGAGCGGTTCGGTGTCGGGCCCGTCGCGGCGCGGGCGTCGGGTGCTGTCGCGGCTGCGGCTGCGGCTGCGGCTCGGCGGGTCCGGCGGCGGGCGGCGGCGTCGGCGGACCGCTGTCGTGGCCGGCGTCGTGCTGGCGGCGCTGCTGCTGATCGGCGGCTGGCTGGTGGGGTTCTCCGGCGTCCTGGCGCTGCGGACGGTGACGGTGCAGGGCGCATCCGAGGCGACGATGACCGCCGTCCGCGACGCCGTGGCCGACGAGGTCGGCCGGCCGCTGCTGCGGGTCGACACGGCCGCGGTGCAGTCCCGGATCGCGGCGATCCCGCTGGTGGCGACCGCGACGGTGACCCGCAGCTGGCCGGACTCGGTCATCGTGGTGGTCACCGAACGGATCGCCGTGGCCGTCGTCGGAGATGCCACGGGCGGCTTCCGCGTCGTCGACGCGACCGGTGTGACGCTGCGGACCACGGCGAGTCGGCCCAGCGACCTGCTGTTCGTCAAGGACGTCACGGAGCCCGCCGCGCTGGCGGCGGCCGTCGCCGTCGCGGCGACGCTGCCGGCCGACCTGGCCGGCCAGGTGATCGCGATCTCCGCCACGTCACCCGACGCGGTGTCGCTCAAGCTGTCCGGCGGTGCCGTCGTGCGCTGGGGCAGTGCCGAACGGCCTGAACTGAAGGCGGCCGTCCTCGCCGCCTTGCTGCCCCGCCACGCGACGACCTACGACGTCTCGGCGCCCGAACTCCCCACGACCTCAGGCGGCTGA
- the ftsZ gene encoding cell division protein FtsZ: MAAPQNYLAVIKVVGIGGGGVNAVNRMIEVGLKGVEFIAINTDAQALLMSDADVKLDIGRELTRGLGAGADPDVGRRAAEDHAEDIEEVIKGADMVFVTAGEGGGTGTGGAPAVAKIARSLGALTIGVVTRPFGFEGRRRQTQADEGVEALRAEVDTLIVIPNDRLLQLTDRNISMVNAFGQADQVLFQGVSGITDLITTPGLINLDFADVKSVMQGAGSALMGIGSARGEERAVQAAQGAISSPLLEASIDGAHGVLLSIAGGSDLGLFEIDEAARMVADAAHPDANIIFGAVIDDTLGDEVRVTVIAAGFDGGAPPPRSSRPVTRRTAAEAPVAADPATGTADSAAAPANPVPAPIEPRAVPKPQPRKIVFDDADDLDVPDFLK, encoded by the coding sequence GTGGCGGCACCGCAGAACTACCTCGCCGTGATCAAGGTGGTCGGGATCGGCGGCGGCGGCGTCAACGCCGTCAACCGCATGATCGAGGTCGGTCTGAAGGGCGTCGAGTTCATCGCCATCAACACCGACGCGCAGGCCCTGCTCATGAGCGACGCGGACGTCAAGCTCGACATCGGCCGGGAGTTGACCCGCGGCCTGGGCGCCGGTGCGGATCCCGATGTCGGCCGCCGGGCCGCCGAGGACCACGCCGAGGACATCGAAGAGGTCATCAAGGGCGCGGACATGGTCTTCGTCACCGCCGGCGAGGGTGGCGGGACCGGCACCGGCGGTGCGCCGGCCGTCGCCAAGATCGCCCGCTCGCTCGGCGCCCTGACCATCGGGGTGGTGACCCGGCCGTTCGGCTTCGAGGGGCGTCGCCGGCAGACCCAGGCCGACGAGGGCGTCGAGGCACTGCGAGCCGAGGTCGACACCCTGATCGTGATCCCGAACGACCGGCTGCTGCAGCTGACCGATCGCAACATCAGCATGGTCAACGCCTTCGGGCAGGCCGACCAGGTGCTCTTCCAAGGGGTGTCCGGGATCACCGATCTGATCACCACTCCCGGCCTGATCAACCTGGACTTCGCCGATGTCAAGAGCGTCATGCAGGGCGCCGGTTCCGCGTTGATGGGCATCGGTTCAGCCCGCGGCGAGGAGCGGGCGGTGCAGGCTGCGCAGGGCGCTATCTCCAGTCCGCTGCTGGAAGCGAGCATCGACGGCGCCCACGGCGTCCTGTTGTCCATCGCCGGCGGCAGCGACCTCGGGCTCTTCGAGATCGACGAGGCGGCCAGGATGGTGGCCGACGCCGCCCACCCGGACGCCAACATCATCTTCGGTGCCGTGATCGACGACACCCTCGGCGACGAGGTACGCGTCACCGTGATCGCCGCCGGCTTCGACGGCGGCGCGCCGCCGCCGCGCTCCAGCCGGCCGGTCACCCGTCGTACCGCCGCCGAGGCCCCTGTCGCAGCCGACCCGGCCACGGGCACCGCCGACAGTGCCGCGGCACCGGCCAACCCGGTCCCGGCTCCTATCGAGCCGCGCGCCGTCCCCAAGCCGCAGCCACGGAAGATCGTCTTCGACGACGCCGACGACCTCGACGTCCCGGACTTCCTGAAGTGA
- a CDS encoding laccase, translating to MGAARWVVTDRSGGVSRPPYDGLDLAGHVGDDPVAVAANRAALARSLAVPVDRLVVTGAVHGREIGWVEGPVPGGDLAGVDALVTATAGLALVALAADCVPLVLVDPVVGLAAVVHAGWRGLAAGVIEATLEVLRGRGARAGQLAAVVGPSICARCYPVPSSRRDQVAARLPAASSQSSAGLPSVDLRAGAVSVLRAHGVAVRIDAGCTAEDPTLYSYRRDGRTGRHGVAVVLDGTP from the coding sequence ATCGGCGCTGCCCGGTGGGTGGTGACCGACCGGAGCGGCGGCGTCTCGCGACCGCCGTACGACGGCCTGGACCTCGCCGGCCACGTCGGCGACGACCCGGTTGCAGTGGCCGCCAACCGGGCCGCGCTGGCCCGCTCGCTCGCCGTACCGGTCGACCGGCTGGTCGTCACCGGCGCGGTGCACGGTCGAGAGATCGGCTGGGTCGAAGGCCCGGTCCCCGGCGGCGACCTGGCCGGCGTCGACGCGCTGGTGACCGCCACGGCCGGACTGGCCCTGGTCGCACTTGCCGCCGACTGCGTCCCGTTGGTCCTGGTCGATCCGGTGGTCGGGCTGGCCGCGGTGGTCCACGCCGGCTGGCGTGGGCTTGCCGCCGGGGTGATCGAGGCCACGCTGGAGGTGTTGCGCGGTCGGGGGGCCCGGGCCGGTCAGCTCGCCGCAGTCGTCGGCCCGTCGATCTGCGCCCGCTGCTACCCCGTGCCCTCGTCGCGCCGGGACCAGGTCGCCGCCCGGCTGCCGGCCGCGTCGTCGCAGTCGTCGGCCGGGCTGCCGTCGGTGGACCTGCGCGCCGGGGCCGTGTCGGTGTTGCGCGCCCACGGCGTTGCCGTCCGGATCGACGCGGGCTGCACCGCGGAGGACCCGACGCTGTACTCCTACCGACGCGACGGTCGCACCGGCCGTCACGGGGTCGCCGTCGTACTCGACGGGACGCCGTGA
- a CDS encoding YggS family pyridoxal phosphate-dependent enzyme, with product MTADGRTAELAAALTAVRSRIARTCNRVGRDPAEVTVIAVTKTWPAADVRRLASLGIVDVGESRDQEAAVKAAACGELRLRWHFVGRLQRNKCRSLLRYVAAVHSVDRPELATALDAAAVAAGRRVEVTIQVSLDPGWWSGRPVDPGRGGAAPQTAVSLADAVAGCAGLRLAGVMAVAPRGSDPDVAFGRLAEIAAGVRQRHPAATWLSAGMSGDFEAAVAHGATHVRIGAAVLGGRAALG from the coding sequence GTGACTGCCGACGGTCGCACGGCGGAGCTCGCCGCCGCCCTTACCGCGGTCCGGTCGCGCATCGCCCGGACCTGCAATCGGGTGGGCCGCGACCCCGCCGAGGTGACGGTGATCGCGGTCACCAAGACCTGGCCGGCGGCCGACGTACGCCGGCTGGCGAGCCTCGGGATCGTCGATGTCGGGGAGAGCCGGGACCAGGAAGCAGCGGTCAAGGCGGCGGCGTGCGGTGAGCTGCGCCTCCGCTGGCACTTCGTCGGTCGCCTGCAGCGCAACAAGTGCCGGTCGCTGCTGCGCTACGTCGCCGCGGTGCACTCCGTGGACCGGCCGGAACTGGCCACCGCGCTCGATGCGGCGGCCGTTGCCGCGGGCCGCCGGGTCGAGGTGACGATCCAGGTCTCGCTGGATCCCGGCTGGTGGTCCGGCCGGCCGGTCGACCCGGGGCGGGGCGGGGCCGCGCCGCAGACCGCGGTGTCCTTGGCCGACGCGGTCGCCGGTTGCGCGGGGTTGCGGCTGGCCGGCGTCATGGCGGTGGCACCGCGCGGCAGCGATCCGGACGTTGCCTTCGGCAGGCTGGCGGAGATCGCGGCCGGCGTGCGGCAGCGCCATCCGGCCGCGACGTGGCTGTCCGCCGGCATGAGCGGCGACTTCGAAGCGGCGGTGGCGCACGGGGCGACACACGTTCGCATCGGCGCGGCAGTGCTCGGTGGGCGTGCCGCCCTCGGGTAA
- a CDS encoding cell division protein SepF — MAGAMRKMAVYLGLVEDDPDYDGYDDDLDDRRRSNSSDVRVRSTPERADTREQRSVSVAEPRSVRTFRDEASTDRRPAPAPAAPVTGDYRIHTIHPRSYNDARRIGEEYRTNIPVIMNLTEMDDVDAKRIVDFAAGLVFGLHGSIERVTNKVFLLSPANVDVRAEAAAQLAEDGFYNQS; from the coding sequence ATGGCCGGCGCGATGCGCAAGATGGCGGTCTACCTCGGTCTGGTCGAAGACGATCCGGACTACGACGGGTACGACGATGACCTCGACGATCGCCGCCGCAGCAACAGCAGCGACGTGCGCGTCCGGTCCACCCCGGAACGGGCCGACACCCGCGAGCAGCGCTCGGTCAGCGTGGCCGAGCCGCGGTCGGTCCGGACCTTTCGCGACGAGGCGTCGACCGATCGACGCCCGGCTCCCGCGCCGGCAGCACCGGTGACCGGCGACTACCGGATCCACACCATTCATCCGCGCAGCTACAACGATGCTCGCCGGATCGGTGAGGAGTACCGGACGAATATCCCGGTGATCATGAACCTGACCGAGATGGACGACGTCGACGCCAAGCGCATCGTCGACTTCGCGGCGGGTCTGGTGTTCGGCCTGCACGGCAGCATCGAGCGAGTGACGAACAAGGTGTTCCTGTTGTCGCCGGCGAATGTGGATGTCCGCGCCGAGGCCGCCGCGCAGCTTGCCGAGGACGGTTTCTACAACCAGAGTTGA
- a CDS encoding ABC transporter substrate-binding protein → MTRMLWRKPPLLAVAATLVLGPALAACGSGASSDSASGGATEHVSVATGAVAITLSPLWIAQQAGYFKDAGVDTTITVAGGQVSTSVTSGQSDIGNLGLPGALTVANQGRPTSVILWELGKRGSGFAVARPGINSITDCKTLATQPPGFGVYAWGEVYKTAFGATYQHVTFGDPPTVASNVTAGNVDCAISTYDQFYSAIKAGKLHLIVDPRDEASLPAQVKSTDFLDATFWGMTDSLKNKREAVTRFVAGMKKAFAYIKTATPEQVADLLLTSNDWKTYTREDLVALLTAALPLMGPNGGAITEKDWTAALEVAKLGGLSFVDPAAPKWSYQSMVDMSYFDAAKG, encoded by the coding sequence ATGACAAGGATGTTGTGGCGAAAGCCACCTTTGCTGGCCGTGGCGGCCACCCTGGTGCTGGGCCCCGCGTTGGCGGCCTGCGGGAGTGGGGCGTCGTCGGACAGTGCATCCGGGGGAGCCACCGAGCATGTGTCCGTTGCCACGGGCGCGGTGGCGATCACATTGTCGCCGTTGTGGATCGCGCAGCAGGCCGGCTACTTCAAGGACGCCGGAGTCGACACCACCATCACCGTTGCCGGGGGCCAGGTGTCGACCTCGGTCACCTCTGGGCAGAGTGACATCGGCAACCTGGGTCTGCCGGGTGCGCTGACGGTGGCGAACCAGGGCCGTCCTACGTCAGTTATCTTGTGGGAGTTGGGAAAGCGCGGTTCCGGTTTCGCCGTCGCGCGTCCCGGGATCAACTCGATCACCGACTGCAAGACGCTGGCCACGCAGCCGCCCGGCTTCGGGGTCTACGCCTGGGGCGAGGTGTACAAGACCGCGTTCGGCGCCACCTACCAGCACGTGACTTTCGGCGACCCGCCCACGGTCGCGTCGAACGTCACCGCCGGCAACGTCGATTGCGCGATCTCGACGTACGACCAGTTCTACTCGGCGATCAAGGCGGGCAAGCTCCACCTGATCGTCGACCCGCGCGACGAGGCTTCGCTTCCGGCGCAGGTGAAGTCGACGGACTTCCTCGACGCCACGTTCTGGGGCATGACCGACAGCCTGAAGAACAAGCGCGAGGCGGTCACCCGGTTCGTCGCCGGTATGAAGAAGGCGTTCGCCTACATCAAGACCGCGACGCCGGAGCAGGTCGCCGACCTGTTGCTGACCAGCAACGACTGGAAGACCTACACGCGCGAGGACCTGGTCGCCTTGCTCACCGCCGCTTTGCCCCTGATGGGCCCGAACGGCGGCGCGATCACGGAGAAGGACTGGACCGCCGCCCTCGAGGTGGCCAAGCTCGGCGGGCTGTCGTTCGTCGACCCGGCCGCGCCGAAGTGGTCGTACCAGTCGATGGTGGACATGTCGTACTTCGACGCCGCCAAGGGTTAG
- a CDS encoding ABC transporter substrate-binding protein — protein MGRMALRRSLVLAAAGSLVMVPALAACGGGSSSSSSAAPPEKLTVALGAVAVTLSPVWLAQQLGYFKDAGVDVTISNAGGQVATSVASGQADVAMLGLPGALAVANQGRATSVIGWVLGKRGSGFTVGRPGINSITDCKTLATLPPGTSIYAWGEIYKSAFGATYQHVTFGDPPTVVANVVSGNVDCALTSYDQFYAGIKAGKLHLIVDPRDEASLPAQIRSTDFMDASLWGATDTLKSKREAVTRFMVGFKRALAYIKSATPEQIADTLLQNNDWKTFPREDLVALAAANKPLLGGPEAGYISEKNWQGALQVAKLGGLAYVDPASPKWSYQTLVDMSYFDAAKTS, from the coding sequence ATGGGCAGGATGGCCTTGCGTCGGTCACTGGTGCTTGCTGCGGCGGGCTCTCTGGTGATGGTGCCCGCACTGGCGGCATGTGGCGGCGGCTCGTCGTCGAGTAGCTCCGCCGCCCCGCCGGAGAAGCTGACTGTGGCCCTCGGCGCGGTAGCGGTCACGCTCTCGCCGGTGTGGCTCGCTCAGCAGCTCGGGTACTTCAAGGACGCCGGGGTCGACGTCACGATCAGCAACGCCGGGGGACAGGTCGCCACTTCGGTGGCCTCCGGGCAGGCCGACGTGGCGATGCTGGGACTGCCGGGCGCGCTGGCCGTGGCCAACCAGGGCCGGGCTACCTCGGTCATCGGCTGGGTGCTGGGCAAGCGCGGATCGGGCTTCACGGTCGGACGTCCCGGGATCAACTCGATCACCGACTGCAAGACCCTCGCGACGCTGCCACCGGGGACGTCGATCTACGCGTGGGGCGAGATCTACAAGTCGGCCTTCGGTGCGACCTACCAGCACGTCACCTTCGGCGACCCGCCGACGGTGGTCGCGAACGTGGTGTCCGGCAACGTCGACTGCGCGTTGACGTCGTACGACCAGTTCTATGCGGGCATCAAGGCCGGCAAGCTTCACCTCATCGTCGATCCCCGCGACGAAGCGTCGTTGCCGGCGCAGATCCGCTCGACCGACTTCATGGACGCGAGCCTGTGGGGAGCCACGGACACCCTGAAGTCCAAGCGGGAGGCCGTCACGCGCTTCATGGTCGGCTTCAAGCGGGCGCTGGCCTACATCAAGTCCGCGACGCCGGAGCAGATCGCCGACACCCTGCTGCAGAACAACGACTGGAAGACCTTCCCCCGCGAGGACCTGGTCGCCCTGGCCGCAGCCAACAAGCCGCTCCTCGGCGGCCCCGAGGCCGGCTACATCAGCGAGAAGAACTGGCAGGGGGCGCTCCAGGTGGCGAAGCTCGGCGGCCTGGCCTACGTCGATCCTGCCTCGCCGAAGTGGTCCTACCAGACCCTCGTCGACATGTCGTACTTCGACGCAGCCAAGACGAGCTGA
- a CDS encoding YggT family protein, protein MPVAGRVGPGYDGPTVWRPPSGRRTRTVTGVGQVLATVLWLYFIILIARIVFDLVQAFARSWEPRGPLLLLVEIVYTVTDPPLRALRRVIPPLRLGAVMLDLSFLVLVIGIQFLIPLALRL, encoded by the coding sequence ATGCCCGTCGCCGGCAGGGTTGGCCCCGGGTACGACGGGCCCACCGTCTGGAGGCCACCATCGGGCAGGAGGACCAGGACTGTGACGGGCGTCGGTCAGGTGCTCGCCACCGTTCTGTGGCTCTACTTCATCATCCTCATCGCCCGGATCGTCTTCGACCTGGTCCAGGCCTTCGCGCGCTCGTGGGAGCCGCGCGGCCCGCTGCTGTTGCTCGTCGAGATCGTCTACACCGTGACCGACCCGCCGCTGCGAGCATTGCGCCGTGTCATCCCTCCGCTACGGCTCGGGGCCGTCATGCTGGACCTGTCCTTCCTCGTCCTCGTCATCGGGATCCAGTTCCTGATCCCGCTGGCCCTGCGCCTGTAG
- a CDS encoding DivIVA domain-containing protein, producing MPLTPEDVRTKQFSTVRMRTGYDMDEVDKFLDEVELELARLARESDDLRAQLAAAPVGAGSTTAGSAVPPPPVAVPVPPAPAAPASAASASASGEAAARILALAQKTADEHLSQAQAEAETLVSQARDRATAMSQEAETQRTGLLRRVDELRAFEREYRSRLRAYFETQLRELDSRGPEAPASPPADVVTATARPAAATSGGPATDRPAAAGDEAAADAAGNEDSGEAGETAPRPAPGSDGGAGQAAPRPAPPLAPPVAPPPAAPRLAEPRVPEPQDAPRPVLPPFGQQPSSAQD from the coding sequence ATGCCGCTGACGCCCGAAGACGTCCGTACCAAGCAGTTCTCCACAGTCCGCATGCGTACCGGCTACGACATGGACGAGGTCGACAAGTTCCTCGACGAGGTGGAACTGGAGCTGGCCCGGCTAGCTCGCGAGTCCGACGACCTCCGTGCACAGCTGGCAGCCGCGCCCGTTGGTGCCGGATCGACGACGGCGGGCTCTGCGGTACCCCCGCCGCCCGTTGCGGTGCCCGTGCCGCCGGCGCCTGCCGCACCGGCATCGGCTGCGTCGGCCTCGGCCAGCGGCGAGGCCGCGGCCCGGATCCTGGCGCTGGCGCAGAAGACGGCGGACGAGCACCTGTCGCAGGCGCAGGCCGAAGCCGAGACGCTGGTCTCGCAGGCTCGCGACCGCGCGACCGCGATGTCGCAGGAGGCCGAGACGCAGCGGACAGGTCTGCTGCGACGCGTCGACGAACTGCGGGCCTTCGAGCGGGAGTACCGCAGCCGGCTCCGTGCGTACTTCGAGACCCAGCTGCGCGAGCTGGACAGCCGGGGTCCGGAGGCCCCGGCGAGCCCGCCCGCCGACGTCGTGACCGCGACAGCACGACCGGCCGCCGCCACCTCCGGTGGCCCGGCCACCGACCGGCCGGCGGCCGCCGGCGACGAGGCGGCGGCAGACGCGGCAGGCAACGAGGACAGCGGGGAGGCCGGCGAGACCGCGCCGCGTCCGGCGCCGGGCTCTGACGGGGGCGCTGGCCAGGCTGCACCCCGCCCGGCACCACCGTTGGCGCCTCCGGTCGCGCCGCCGCCGGCCGCGCCTCGGTTGGCTGAGCCCCGGGTGCCTGAGCCGCAGGACGCTCCCCGCCCCGTGCTGCCGCCGTTCGGCCAGCAACCCTCGTCCGCTCAGGACTGA